AACAATTTAAAGAGACGACTGACGTTACTGGGTTAGTTTTGACAAAATTAGACGGTACAGCTAAAGGTGGAATCGTCTTGGCGATTCGTAATGAGTTGCATTTACCAGTGAAATTAGTTGGACTTGGGGAAGGCATTGATGACTTAGAGCCGTTTGATGCTAATGATTTTGCGGTTGGTTTGTTTAAGGGCTTGTTGAAAGAAGAAGAGTAGAAGAACGGTTGAGAATGGAACAAATGTGTTAATGAGGCTACCTGCACTCTTTTAGCATATTTGTTTCTTTTTGGTTAGGTTAAAAGTAAGTTTCTCTGTCATTAACTTGGCGAACTACTAAAAAATTCTTATCTTCTTTATCAGCAAAGTATTGCAAATCAGAGATGGTTTGAATATAATTATTACATTAAGGCGAAAAAGATGAATAGTGAAAGGTGGCGATGACATGGATATAAAATTAGAATTAGGAAAAAAAATTCGAATGCTTCGAGAGCAGAAAAATTTAAGTAGAGAAGCATTTTGTGATGATGAATTAGAATTGACAGTTAGACAGCTTTCTAGGATTGAATCAGGAGAATCACTTCCAACGTTACCAAAGCTTACATACATATCGAAGCAACTAGCCGTACCTATCTCTCATTTGATAAATGAAAATGAAATGACCTTACCGCAGCGTTACATACATCTGAAAACAGGTTTGTTTAAACGACCACCGCAATATAATGAGGAAATGAAAAAAGTAGTTGAAGGTATATTTGATGAAATATACGAAGACTACTATGATGTTTTACCAGAAGAAGAACAGCTTTTAATAGACACTGCTCAAGCTCAAAATGATGTGAATCTTTCAGAAAGAATAGATTTTGGTGAAGGAATACTAAACGATTATTTCTTTCAGATCAAGAATAAGAAAGTCTATTCAGATAATGATTTATTGATTGTTCATTTATATTTTGGTTGCTGCTTTCATATGGAATTTGATAATCAAGAATTTGAAGAGTTGGTTGAAAAAAGTTTAGAGCAGGTAGATTATACATCAGAAATGGGTTTAGTTCTTTTAAATAGGGTTTTAGGAACAATAGCGGCCTTATATATTACGTTTGATAAATATGAAAAAGTTCTGAACATAGTTAAAATATCTAATACCATAATGAAAATGAGCCAGGATTTTCATAGAAAACCGATCATGGATATGGTAGAAGGGAAGTATTGGCTATATTTTAACGATGTATCAAAAGCAGATAAAAAATATAATGATGCGATATTGTTAGCTCAGCTGCACGGTGAAGACTTATTGGCTGAACGGATAAAGAAAGAATGGGACGAAGATAAAGAAAATAAAAATAGAAAGTGAGAACATAGGCGATGTTCTCATTTTCTGTTTTTTTTGTATACATAAAAATAATAGTTAATAAGGCTACTCGATGTATTTATTATACGTACCTGACAAAAATGTCCTGTTGAGAAAAAGTAGAAAGAAGTAAAGTAATACGTGTAAGGCAGAGCAATTGAGTATTAAATAAGAGGGTGAGTGAAAAAAATGGAATGGT
The DNA window shown above is from Enterococcus sp. 4G2_DIV0659 and carries:
- a CDS encoding helix-turn-helix domain-containing protein, which produces MDIKLELGKKIRMLREQKNLSREAFCDDELELTVRQLSRIESGESLPTLPKLTYISKQLAVPISHLINENEMTLPQRYIHLKTGLFKRPPQYNEEMKKVVEGIFDEIYEDYYDVLPEEEQLLIDTAQAQNDVNLSERIDFGEGILNDYFFQIKNKKVYSDNDLLIVHLYFGCCFHMEFDNQEFEELVEKSLEQVDYTSEMGLVLLNRVLGTIAALYITFDKYEKVLNIVKISNTIMKMSQDFHRKPIMDMVEGKYWLYFNDVSKADKKYNDAILLAQLHGEDLLAERIKKEWDEDKENKNRK